A genomic region of Bosea sp. 124 contains the following coding sequences:
- the cobS gene encoding cobaltochelatase subunit CobS: MMTTTTAAGLPDMKLSVRQTFGIDSDLEVPAYSTTEAHVPDLDPDYRFDHDTTIAILAGFAHNRRVMISGYHGTGKSTHIEQVAARLNWPCVRVNLDSHVSRLDLVGKDAIVLKDGKQITEFQDGILPWALQNNIALVFDEYDAGRPDVMFVIQRVLEQSGKLTLLDQKRVIRPHPAFRLFATANTVGLGDTSGLYHGTQQINQGQMDRWSIVTTLNYLPHDNEVEIVLAKSKHFQGTPEGRSVIDKMVRVADLTRNAFMNGDLSTVMSPRTVITWAENAAIFGDIGFSFRVTFLNKCDEMERTLVAEFFQRSFGKELPESAANVVLS; encoded by the coding sequence ATGATGACAACGACGACTGCCGCCGGCCTGCCCGACATGAAGCTGTCGGTGCGCCAGACATTCGGGATCGATTCCGATCTGGAGGTGCCGGCCTATTCCACGACCGAGGCCCATGTGCCGGATCTCGACCCGGATTACCGCTTCGATCACGACACCACGATCGCGATCCTGGCCGGCTTCGCGCATAACCGCCGCGTCATGATCTCGGGCTATCACGGCACCGGCAAGTCGACCCATATCGAGCAGGTCGCGGCCCGCCTCAACTGGCCCTGCGTCCGCGTCAACCTGGACAGCCACGTCTCCCGCCTCGATCTCGTCGGCAAGGACGCGATCGTGCTGAAGGACGGCAAGCAGATCACCGAGTTCCAGGACGGCATCCTGCCCTGGGCGTTGCAGAACAACATCGCGCTCGTCTTCGACGAATACGATGCCGGCCGACCGGATGTGATGTTCGTGATCCAGCGCGTGCTCGAGCAGTCCGGCAAGCTGACGCTGCTCGACCAGAAGCGCGTCATCCGCCCGCACCCCGCCTTCCGTCTGTTCGCCACGGCCAACACGGTCGGCCTCGGCGATACCTCGGGCCTCTATCACGGCACGCAGCAGATCAATCAGGGCCAGATGGACCGCTGGTCGATCGTGACCACGCTGAACTACCTGCCGCATGACAACGAGGTCGAGATCGTGCTGGCGAAGTCGAAGCACTTCCAGGGCACGCCTGAAGGCCGCAGCGTGATCGACAAGATGGTGCGTGTCGCCGATCTGACCCGCAACGCCTTCATGAACGGCGATCTCTCCACCGTGATGAGCCCGCGCACGGTCATCACCTGGGCCGAGAATGCCGCGATCTTCGGCGATATCGGCTTCTCCTTCCGAGTGACGTTCCTGAACAAGTGCGACGAGATGGAGCGCACGCTGGTGGCCGAGTTCTTCCAGCGTTCCTTCGGCAAGGAACTGCCGGAGAGCGCAGCGAACGTGGTGCTGAGCTAA
- a CDS encoding GNAT family N-acetyltransferase, whose protein sequence is MATLQRETDVAATREAVLSGLSAHNAAVAGARNSVPLALSLRDEAGTIVGGLIGELKWEWLHIDLLWIDEAHRGEGHGEALVALAESAARDHGARGVYLSTMSLQAPGFYPKRGYRQYGVMEGYPVAGHRIHHFAKAL, encoded by the coding sequence ATGGCCACCCTCCAGCGCGAGACCGACGTCGCCGCGACACGGGAGGCCGTGCTGAGCGGCCTCAGCGCCCACAATGCGGCGGTGGCCGGAGCACGCAACAGCGTGCCGCTCGCGCTCAGCCTGCGCGATGAGGCCGGCACGATTGTCGGCGGGCTGATAGGGGAGCTGAAATGGGAATGGCTCCACATCGATCTGCTCTGGATCGACGAGGCCCATCGCGGCGAGGGCCATGGCGAGGCCCTGGTCGCGCTGGCTGAGAGCGCGGCGCGGGACCATGGTGCGCGCGGCGTCTATCTGAGTACGATGAGCCTTCAGGCGCCCGGATTCTATCCGAAGCGGGGTTATCGCCAGTACGGCGTGATGGAGGGCTATCCCGTGGCCGGCCATCGGATCCACCATTTCGCGAAGGCGCTATGA
- the cobT gene encoding cobaltochelatase subunit CobT yields the protein MTLSNRKPGTTKEAPAEPLKRAISSAMKAIARKPEMEIVFAADKPSLVGERARLPEPPRKLTLEDVAVLRGHADSMALRLACHDASVHRRAAPEGDAARAVFDAVEQARVESVGARRMTGMAGNITAMLEDRYHRGGRYEEITDRADAPLEDALALMVRERLTGLKPPKAAEKLVDLWREQIEAKAGADLDRLAKAVEDQRAFARTVRDMLASLDMAEQTSQGDESDEDEDNQDQSSDEQQQQDGEAEQESAGERSEVEVSDDATEELQEGASEASDAPSGDWDDEDENSEAEEAGEAPRPREGKANDRPQTDYKPYTVKFDETITAEELCDAEELTRLRAYLDKQLAHLQGVVARLANRLQRRLMAQQNRSWQFDLEEGALDPARLPRIIIDPYQPLSFRQESDVNFRDTVVTLLIDNSGSMRGRPITVAATCADILARTLERCGVKVELLGFTTRAWKGGLSREAWLQSGKPANPGRLNDLRHIIYKAADAPWRRARKNLGLMMREGLLKENIDGEALDWAHKRILARPEQRKILMVISDGAPVDDSTLSVNAGNYLERHLRHIIAEIETRSPVELIAIGIGHDVTRYYRRAVTIVDAEELGGVMTEKLAELFEDDAGLNARSPNGSRRLQ from the coding sequence ATGACTCTTTCAAACCGCAAGCCCGGGACGACCAAGGAAGCGCCGGCGGAGCCGCTGAAGCGCGCCATCTCCTCGGCGATGAAGGCGATCGCGCGCAAGCCCGAGATGGAGATCGTCTTCGCGGCCGATAAGCCCTCGCTGGTCGGCGAGCGGGCCCGGCTGCCGGAGCCGCCGCGCAAGCTGACGCTGGAAGATGTCGCGGTGCTGCGCGGCCACGCCGATTCGATGGCGCTCAGGCTCGCCTGCCATGATGCGAGCGTGCATCGCCGCGCCGCGCCGGAGGGCGATGCGGCGCGCGCGGTGTTCGACGCCGTCGAGCAGGCCCGCGTCGAAAGCGTCGGGGCGCGGCGGATGACCGGCATGGCCGGCAACATCACGGCGATGCTGGAGGACCGCTATCATCGCGGCGGGCGCTACGAGGAGATCACCGACCGCGCCGATGCTCCGCTGGAGGATGCGCTGGCGCTGATGGTGCGCGAGCGGCTGACCGGGCTGAAGCCACCCAAGGCAGCGGAAAAGCTGGTCGATCTCTGGCGCGAGCAGATCGAGGCCAAGGCCGGCGCGGATCTCGACCGGCTGGCGAAGGCGGTCGAGGACCAGCGCGCCTTCGCCCGCACGGTGCGCGACATGCTGGCCTCGCTCGACATGGCCGAGCAGACCTCGCAGGGCGACGAATCGGATGAGGACGAGGACAATCAGGACCAGTCCTCCGACGAACAGCAGCAACAGGACGGCGAGGCCGAACAGGAAAGCGCCGGCGAGCGCTCCGAGGTCGAAGTCTCCGACGATGCCACCGAGGAATTGCAGGAGGGGGCGAGCGAAGCCTCCGACGCGCCCTCGGGCGATTGGGACGACGAGGACGAGAACTCAGAGGCCGAGGAAGCCGGCGAGGCCCCGCGTCCGCGCGAGGGCAAGGCGAACGACCGGCCGCAGACGGACTACAAGCCCTATACGGTCAAGTTCGACGAGACGATCACGGCCGAGGAATTGTGCGACGCCGAGGAGCTGACACGGCTTCGCGCCTATCTCGACAAGCAGCTCGCGCATCTCCAGGGTGTCGTGGCGCGGTTGGCGAACCGCTTGCAGCGGCGCCTGATGGCGCAGCAGAACCGCTCCTGGCAGTTCGACCTGGAGGAGGGCGCGCTCGACCCGGCCCGCCTGCCGCGCATCATCATCGACCCCTACCAGCCGCTTTCCTTCCGGCAGGAATCGGACGTCAATTTCCGCGATACGGTGGTGACGTTGTTGATCGACAATTCCGGCTCGATGCGCGGGCGGCCGATCACGGTCGCCGCCACCTGCGCCGACATCCTGGCGCGGACGCTCGAGCGCTGCGGCGTCAAGGTCGAGCTTCTCGGCTTCACCACGCGGGCCTGGAAGGGCGGGCTGTCGCGCGAGGCCTGGCTGCAATCGGGCAAGCCTGCCAATCCCGGCCGCCTCAACGACCTGCGCCATATCATCTACAAGGCGGCGGACGCACCCTGGCGGCGGGCCCGCAAGAATCTCGGGCTGATGATGCGCGAGGGGCTGCTCAAGGAGAACATCGACGGCGAGGCGCTGGACTGGGCCCACAAGCGCATCCTGGCGCGGCCCGAGCAGCGCAAGATCCTGATGGTGATCTCGGACGGCGCGCCGGTCGATGATTCGACGCTGTCGGTCAATGCCGGCAACTATCTCGAACGGCATCTGCGCCACATCATCGCCGAGATCGAGACGCGCTCGCCGGTCGAGCTGATCGCGATCGGCATCGGCCATGACGTCACCCGTTATTATCGCCGTGCCGTCACCATCGTCGATGCCGAGGAACTCGGTGGCGTGATGACCGAAAAGCTCGCCGAGCTGTTCGAGGACGATGCGGGTCTGAACGCCAGGTCGCCGAACGGATCGCGGCGTCTGCAGTGA
- a CDS encoding esterase-like activity of phytase family protein, translated as MRLTRRAALGGLGVVAAGPVLAQAPQPARMPVAVSTRPVAAFEPRSPDKTRFGKLTFRGGLVLSGSHSRFGGFSGLWRGANGDDLVAVTDNGFWLTAKVVSRAGRLAGLDHAELSPILGASGKPLHRSRYYDTESLCIADGVAYLGVERTHDVLRFDWAGEGVMARARIVPVPREIKRLPDNRGLEAIGVVPHGQALAGSIVAIAERSGADDQPTLGVILGGRQPGLFSVARHDGYDITDLAFLPDGDLLLLERWYRPLRGVGMRIRRVQGASVRPGALLDGPYLIEADLGQEIDNMEGLAVHLEQGRTVLTLISDDNFSFLQRTVLLEFELV; from the coding sequence ATGCGCCTGACCCGCCGTGCCGCGCTTGGCGGGCTGGGCGTTGTCGCTGCCGGCCCCGTCCTAGCTCAGGCCCCTCAGCCGGCCCGGATGCCCGTTGCCGTATCGACCCGGCCGGTCGCCGCCTTCGAACCGCGCAGCCCTGACAAGACGCGCTTCGGCAAGCTCACTTTCCGGGGCGGGCTCGTGCTCAGCGGCAGCCATTCGCGATTCGGCGGCTTTTCCGGCCTCTGGCGCGGTGCGAATGGCGACGATCTGGTCGCGGTCACCGATAACGGTTTCTGGCTGACGGCGAAGGTCGTGTCCCGCGCCGGGCGACTGGCTGGCCTCGACCACGCGGAGCTTTCGCCGATCCTCGGCGCGTCCGGCAAGCCGCTGCACCGCTCGCGCTATTACGATACCGAGAGCCTCTGCATCGCCGACGGCGTCGCCTATCTCGGCGTCGAGCGAACGCATGACGTGCTGCGCTTCGACTGGGCCGGGGAAGGCGTCATGGCGCGGGCGCGGATCGTGCCGGTGCCGCGCGAGATCAAGCGACTGCCGGATAATCGCGGGCTGGAGGCGATCGGCGTCGTGCCGCATGGCCAGGCGCTGGCCGGCTCGATCGTGGCGATCGCCGAACGCTCCGGCGCGGATGATCAGCCGACGCTGGGTGTCATCCTGGGCGGCCGGCAGCCCGGCTTGTTCAGCGTGGCGCGGCATGACGGCTACGACATCACCGACCTCGCCTTCCTGCCCGATGGCGACCTCCTGCTGCTGGAGCGCTGGTATCGCCCGCTGCGCGGCGTCGGCATGCGCATCCGCCGCGTACAGGGCGCAAGCGTGAGGCCCGGCGCCTTGCTGGACGGGCCCTATCTGATCGAGGCCGATCTCGGCCAGGAGATCGATAACATGGAGGGGCTGGCCGTCCATCTGGAGCAGGGCCGGACGGTTCTGACCCTGATCTCGGACGACAATTTCTCGTTCCTGCAGCGGACGGTGCTGCTGGAATTCGAATTGGTGTGA
- the rpmB gene encoding 50S ribosomal protein L28: protein MARRCELTGKATLTGHLVSHSNRKTKTVFRPNLVNVTLQSDALGRSVRLRISANALRTVDHRGGLDAFLVKAPAGDLSTGALTLKRDIEKKLATA, encoded by the coding sequence ATGGCGCGCCGTTGCGAACTGACCGGGAAAGCCACGCTGACCGGCCACCTCGTCAGCCACTCGAACCGCAAGACGAAGACCGTCTTCCGGCCCAACCTCGTGAACGTCACGCTGCAGTCGGATGCACTCGGTCGCTCCGTGCGCCTGCGTATCTCGGCCAACGCGCTGCGCACGGTCGATCATCGCGGCGGTCTCGACGCCTTCCTGGTCAAGGCTCCGGCCGGCGATCTCTCGACGGGCGCCCTGACGCTGAAGCGCGACATCGAGAAGAAGCTCGCCACCGCCTGA
- a CDS encoding DUF3108 domain-containing protein, translating into MKPAIASSLAGCVLAIVACCASLPAAAASLDARYEVSLLGLTLGTASLSGGIDGSSYKLDIAAKLTGLIGGFTGGRGSGAASGSVNGAKLSPTSFAVSSASSSESRTVRMALDSNSVAAVEIEPPIEAKPDRVPLTDGHRRNIVDPLSAFLMPVNGKGLTSACNRTLQIFDGAARYDIKLSHAGTREVKLDGYSGPVAVCQVRYVPIAGHRALRPSTKFMVENKDISTWLAPVAGTNLMVPVRVSVKTMIGTAVLEASSFKVDPGVTASTARRD; encoded by the coding sequence ATGAAGCCCGCCATCGCATCGTCCCTGGCCGGGTGTGTTCTCGCCATCGTCGCGTGCTGCGCGAGTCTGCCGGCCGCTGCCGCATCGCTTGATGCGCGCTACGAGGTTTCCCTGCTCGGTCTGACGCTCGGGACCGCCAGCCTCAGCGGCGGAATCGACGGATCGAGCTACAAGCTCGACATCGCCGCGAAGCTGACCGGGCTGATCGGCGGCTTCACCGGCGGGCGCGGTTCGGGTGCCGCGAGCGGGAGCGTCAACGGCGCCAAGCTGTCGCCGACGAGTTTCGCCGTCAGCTCCGCCAGCTCCAGCGAGAGCCGCACGGTGCGCATGGCGCTCGACAGCAACAGCGTGGCGGCGGTCGAGATCGAGCCGCCGATCGAGGCCAAGCCCGACCGCGTGCCGCTGACGGACGGCCACCGGCGCAACATCGTCGACCCGCTCAGCGCCTTCCTGATGCCCGTCAACGGCAAGGGACTGACGAGCGCCTGCAACCGCACGCTTCAGATCTTCGACGGCGCGGCGCGCTACGACATCAAGCTCAGCCATGCCGGCACGCGCGAGGTGAAACTCGACGGCTATAGCGGGCCGGTCGCGGTCTGCCAGGTGCGCTATGTGCCGATCGCGGGCCACCGCGCGCTGCGGCCGAGCACCAAGTTCATGGTCGAGAACAAGGACATCAGCACCTGGCTCGCGCCGGTGGCGGGCACCAATCTGATGGTCCCCGTGCGCGTCTCGGTGAAGACGATGATCGGAACGGCCGTGCTCGAAGCGTCGAGCTTCAAGGTCGATCCTGGCGTGACCGCGAGCACCGCCCGGCGGGACTGA
- a CDS encoding SMR family transporter yields the protein MNSGGASYLYLAAAIVSEVIGTSALKASNEFTRLVPTLIMLTAFLSAFYFLTLTLRTIPVGIAYAIWSGVGIVMISVIARVMFGQKLDAPALAGIGLIVAGVLVINLFSRSSAH from the coding sequence ATGAATTCCGGCGGCGCGAGCTATCTCTATCTGGCGGCGGCGATCGTCAGCGAGGTCATCGGCACGTCGGCGCTGAAGGCCTCGAACGAGTTCACGCGGCTCGTGCCGACGCTGATCATGCTGACGGCCTTTCTCAGCGCCTTCTACTTCCTGACGCTGACATTGCGGACAATCCCCGTCGGCATCGCCTATGCGATCTGGTCAGGCGTCGGCATCGTCATGATCAGCGTGATCGCCCGGGTGATGTTCGGGCAGAAGCTCGATGCGCCGGCCCTGGCCGGCATCGGGCTGATCGTGGCCGGCGTGCTCGTGATCAACCTGTTCTCGCGTTCGAGCGCGCACTGA
- a CDS encoding pyridoxal phosphate-dependent aminotransferase, whose translation MTLHVVPSFARIGEENAFAVLARATELQRQGKDIINLGIGQPDFPTPDHIVEAAVKALRDGHHGYTPANGILPLREAVSADLHKRFNVEVSPESVMIVPGGKVTMFMAILMFGEPGAEILYPDPGFPIYRSMIEYTGATPIPVPIREENGFAFSAEETLALITPKTRLLIINSPANPTGGVTPKAEVDKLVAGLARFPDVAIMSDEIYDQMLYDGEQHVCLLSYPEIRDRLILLNGWSKTYAMTGWRMGYSVWPKPLYDNARKLAVNSHSCVNAPAQWAGLAALTGPQDAVGTMLAEFDRRRKAVVKGLNALPGISCIVPKGAFYAFPNVSQTGWKAKKLASALLEDAGVATIGGPDFGVHGEGYIRLSYANSLPNIERALERMGTFLASAKAA comes from the coding sequence ATGACGCTCCATGTCGTCCCGTCTTTCGCCCGCATCGGCGAGGAAAACGCCTTCGCCGTGCTGGCGCGCGCCACCGAACTGCAGCGCCAGGGCAAGGACATCATCAATCTCGGCATCGGCCAGCCGGATTTCCCGACGCCCGACCACATCGTCGAGGCGGCGGTGAAGGCGCTGCGCGACGGCCACCATGGCTATACCCCGGCGAACGGCATCCTCCCCTTGCGCGAGGCGGTCTCGGCCGATCTGCACAAGCGCTTCAACGTCGAGGTCTCGCCCGAAAGCGTGATGATCGTGCCGGGCGGCAAGGTCACCATGTTCATGGCGATCCTGATGTTCGGCGAGCCCGGTGCCGAGATCCTCTATCCCGATCCCGGCTTCCCGATCTATCGCTCGATGATCGAATACACCGGCGCGACGCCGATTCCGGTGCCGATCCGCGAGGAGAACGGCTTCGCCTTCTCGGCCGAGGAGACGCTCGCCCTGATCACGCCGAAGACGCGGCTGCTGATCATCAATTCCCCTGCTAACCCGACCGGCGGCGTCACCCCCAAGGCTGAGGTCGACAAACTCGTCGCCGGCCTCGCCCGCTTCCCCGACGTCGCGATCATGTCCGACGAGATCTACGACCAGATGCTCTACGACGGCGAGCAGCATGTCTGCCTGCTGTCCTATCCGGAGATTCGCGACCGGCTGATCCTGCTCAACGGCTGGTCGAAGACCTATGCCATGACCGGCTGGCGCATGGGTTATTCGGTCTGGCCGAAGCCGCTCTACGACAATGCCCGCAAGCTCGCGGTCAATTCGCATTCCTGCGTCAACGCCCCGGCGCAATGGGCGGGGCTCGCCGCACTGACCGGCCCGCAGGATGCCGTCGGGACAATGCTGGCCGAGTTCGACCGGCGCCGGAAGGCCGTGGTCAAGGGGCTGAACGCCCTGCCCGGCATCTCCTGCATCGTACCGAAGGGTGCGTTCTACGCCTTCCCGAACGTCTCGCAGACGGGCTGGAAGGCCAAGAAGCTGGCTTCGGCCCTGCTGGAGGATGCCGGCGTCGCCACCATCGGCGGGCCGGATTTCGGCGTCCATGGCGAGGGCTATATCCGCCTGTCCTATGCCAATTCGCTGCCGAACATCGAGCGCGCGCTGGAACGCATGGGCACGTTTCTGGCGAGTGCGAAAGCGGCATGA
- a CDS encoding IlvD/Edd family dehydratase: MAKAPTGKTPANKTSTSTSASGKKAVRRIKPEQLRSKAWFDNPANADMTALYIERTMNFGLSRDELQSGRPIIGIAQTGSDIAPCNRHHIELAHRVRDGIRERGGVPFEFPIHPIQETCKRPTASLDRNLQYLSLVEILYGYPLDGVVLTTGCDKTTPAQLMAAATVDIPAIALPGGPMLNGNFRGERTGSGTIVWKARQMMAAGEIDYKGFVDLVASSAPSAGHCNTMGTATTMNSIAEALGMTLPGAAAIPAPYRDRYEMAYLTGLRIVDMVWENLIPSKIMTREAFENAIVVNSAIGGSTNAPISVNAIAKHIGVPLDNEDWTAVGYDIPLLVNLQPAGEYLGEDYYRAGGVPAVVAELVAKGKIKPAITANGRTLAENCEGFFAEDRKVIKAYDEPMKAQSGFLNLRGNLFDSAIMKTSVITPEFRKRYLENPKDPNAFEGKAIVFDGPEDYHHRIDDPSLKIDEHSVLFIRGVGPVGYPGAAEVVNMRPPDYLIKKGVTALACIGDGRQSGTSGSPSILNASPEAATGGGLALLKTGDRVRIDLNKRSADILISETELEERRAALKAAGGYKYPKSQTPWQEIQRKIVGELSEGMVLKPAVKYQKIHKKFGIPRDNH; this comes from the coding sequence ATGGCCAAGGCCCCCACCGGCAAGACCCCTGCCAACAAGACCTCCACCAGCACGTCAGCGTCAGGCAAGAAAGCCGTTCGCAGGATCAAGCCCGAGCAGTTGCGCTCGAAGGCCTGGTTCGACAATCCGGCCAATGCCGACATGACGGCGCTCTATATCGAGCGCACGATGAATTTCGGCCTGTCGCGAGACGAGTTGCAGTCCGGCCGCCCGATCATCGGCATCGCCCAGACCGGCTCCGACATCGCGCCCTGCAACCGCCACCATATCGAGCTTGCCCATCGCGTCCGCGACGGCATTCGCGAGCGCGGCGGCGTGCCCTTCGAGTTTCCGATCCATCCGATCCAGGAAACCTGCAAGCGGCCGACCGCAAGCCTCGACCGCAACCTGCAATATCTCTCGCTCGTCGAGATCCTCTACGGCTATCCGCTCGACGGCGTGGTGCTGACCACGGGCTGCGACAAGACCACGCCGGCGCAGTTGATGGCGGCGGCGACCGTCGACATCCCGGCGATTGCGTTGCCGGGCGGCCCGATGCTGAACGGCAATTTCCGCGGCGAGCGCACCGGCTCGGGCACGATCGTCTGGAAGGCGCGCCAGATGATGGCGGCCGGCGAGATCGACTATAAGGGCTTCGTCGATCTGGTCGCTTCGTCGGCGCCTTCGGCGGGGCACTGCAACACCATGGGCACGGCGACGACGATGAACTCGATCGCCGAGGCGCTGGGCATGACGCTGCCGGGCGCGGCCGCGATTCCGGCGCCCTATCGCGACCGCTACGAGATGGCTTATCTCACCGGCCTGCGCATCGTCGACATGGTCTGGGAGAACCTGATCCCGTCCAAGATCATGACGCGCGAAGCCTTCGAGAACGCGATCGTGGTGAATTCCGCCATCGGCGGCTCGACCAACGCCCCGATCTCTGTCAACGCCATCGCCAAGCATATCGGCGTTCCCCTCGACAACGAGGACTGGACGGCGGTCGGCTACGACATCCCGCTGCTGGTCAACCTGCAGCCGGCGGGTGAATATCTCGGCGAGGACTATTATCGCGCCGGCGGCGTCCCTGCGGTGGTCGCGGAACTCGTCGCCAAGGGCAAGATCAAGCCCGCGATCACCGCCAATGGCAGGACGCTGGCCGAGAACTGCGAGGGCTTCTTCGCGGAGGACCGCAAGGTCATCAAGGCCTATGACGAGCCGATGAAGGCGCAATCGGGCTTCCTCAACCTGCGCGGCAACCTGTTCGATTCCGCGATCATGAAGACCAGCGTGATCACGCCGGAATTCCGCAAGCGCTATCTCGAAAACCCGAAGGACCCGAACGCCTTCGAGGGCAAGGCGATCGTCTTCGACGGCCCGGAGGATTATCACCACCGGATCGACGATCCTTCGCTGAAGATCGACGAGCACTCGGTCCTGTTCATCCGCGGCGTCGGCCCGGTCGGGTATCCCGGCGCAGCCGAAGTCGTGAACATGCGGCCGCCGGATTACCTGATCAAGAAGGGCGTCACCGCGCTCGCCTGCATCGGCGACGGTCGGCAATCGGGCACCTCGGGCTCGCCCTCGATCCTGAACGCCTCGCCGGAAGCGGCGACTGGCGGTGGCCTCGCGCTGCTCAAGACCGGCGACAGGGTTCGCATCGACCTGAACAAGCGCTCGGCCGACATTCTGATCTCCGAGACGGAGCTGGAGGAGCGGCGTGCCGCGCTGAAGGCGGCGGGCGGCTACAAATACCCGAAGAGCCAGACGCCGTGGCAGGAGATCCAGCGCAAGATCGTCGGCGAACTCTCCGAGGGCATGGTGCTGAAGCCGGCGGTCAAGTATCAGAAAATCCACAAGAAGTTCGGCATCCCGCGCGACAACCACTGA
- a CDS encoding isocitrate lyase/phosphoenolpyruvate mutase family protein encodes MAYSPQVEAFRTLHEAGCFVMPNPWDVGSARWLRGQGFKALASTSAGFAFTQGRADQDVPRDMMLAHLAELVEAVPDLPINADFENGYADTSDGVAANVKLCIATGVAGLSIEDATGRADEPLYPFDLAVARVRAARKAIDETGSGVVLTARAECFLTNHPDALNESARRIEAYAEAGADVLYAPGPKTPEQIARIVAAAGAKPVNALVYGDFGLTVTDIAALGVRRISIGGALARAAWAAFIEATRLISEKGSFAGFAGNGPSAPLNPFFTEDLKGRS; translated from the coding sequence ATGGCCTATTCCCCTCAGGTCGAAGCCTTCCGAACGCTGCACGAGGCTGGCTGCTTCGTGATGCCGAATCCGTGGGATGTCGGCTCGGCCCGCTGGTTGCGCGGGCAGGGCTTCAAGGCGCTGGCCTCGACCAGTGCGGGCTTTGCCTTCACGCAAGGCCGTGCCGATCAGGACGTGCCGCGCGACATGATGCTGGCGCACCTTGCCGAACTGGTGGAGGCGGTGCCCGATCTGCCGATCAACGCCGATTTCGAGAACGGCTATGCCGATACGTCCGACGGCGTCGCCGCCAATGTGAAGCTCTGCATCGCAACGGGCGTCGCCGGCCTCTCGATCGAGGATGCGACGGGTCGTGCCGACGAGCCGCTCTATCCGTTCGACCTCGCGGTGGCGCGGGTGCGGGCCGCACGCAAGGCGATCGACGAAACCGGCTCTGGCGTCGTTCTGACTGCCCGCGCCGAGTGCTTCCTCACCAACCATCCCGATGCGCTGAACGAGTCGGCACGGCGCATCGAAGCCTATGCCGAGGCCGGCGCCGACGTGCTCTACGCTCCCGGTCCGAAGACGCCGGAGCAGATCGCGAGGATCGTCGCAGCGGCCGGAGCCAAGCCCGTCAACGCGCTGGTCTATGGCGATTTCGGCCTGACGGTCACCGATATCGCAGCGCTCGGCGTGCGCCGCATCTCGATCGGCGGGGCGCTGGCGCGGGCGGCCTGGGCCGCCTTCATCGAGGCAACGCGGCTGATCAGCGAGAAGGGCAGCTTTGCGGGCTTTGCCGGCAACGGCCCCTCGGCGCCGCTGAATCCGTTCTTCACTGAAGACCTGAAGGGGCGCTCGTGA